The genomic DNA ATCGCATGGACATCTGGAAGAATCGGCTCTTTCTCGAAAAACAAACCAGCAGTGATTGATAAGACTGATCATCTTCTTTTTACTGTTCGCGAAGAGTTCATTTCGCCTGACGAGCAGCTGATTTCCACGTAATAAAATGCTCGCATCCTTCCAAAGATGAGTCAGAAGTCAGGGATTGAGTACAGTATTTTTGGAATGAAGAGATGCTGCTCGTTCAGGTCAGAGATCCTTTCAATTTGGAAATCCGCCTCCTGCGAGCCTCTCGCCAGAGCTGAAATGGCTGAATGTCAAAATGAGCGGCGAGATTCCGTTTCTCATCACGAATCGAGGCAATTGACAAACAGTGGACCACCGAGTATTTTCTCTGGCCCGGAGAGATGACAGAGTGGCCGATTGTGCAGCACTGGAACTGCTGTGTACCGCAAGGTACCGGGGGTTCGAATCCCCCTCTCTCCGCTTAACATAATGCCTGCATGCCATAAGTGATTGGTTTGCAGGCATTTACTTTTTTGGGTCGGTTGGTTTTCGAACTTTGTGGCGGAATTTGTGGCGTTTTGTGGCTGAAATGTTCTCCGCTCTGGCTTTTGATAGTCGTTCGAGATGCGTTTTTCCAAAGGTGTTTTGGTACTCCGACGATCACTGGAGCGTTTGACTTCTGGACAGGTCGCGGATCGCTTTGCAGCGACTTCCCTTACTTCCAAAATCATCCCTCCGACGTCCCATCGTTAAATCCGATTCCGCAGTCCTGGCGATCTGGGCGTGACGACATCAGTGTCACAATGAACATTAGCGATGTGATTTCTTGAGTAGTCTCGACAACAGGTTGCTGGGACTGCGATTTGTGATTCGAATTCCGGTGCGTTAAAGGCGTCTTTGCGTAGAGCCGTTCTGGAAGGCCTGTAAGTCGAAGAACCATTCTCTCGGATGACGGGCCGATTTTCTAAGAACAGTGCCTCCTGCATACATCATTGTGGGGCGGTTAACACTCGAACAAGCTCGTCGAGCGGCAGACGTGTTCGTTCGTATTGTTGACCTTCCGTCTCTGCTTCGTGAGCGTGAATACAAGGCAGAACTGGAGCGAATTCGCCACCATTAAACCCGCAACGCCCAAGCCAGTCGTAGCCACCGCAAAAAGCGTATGGCGTTGTATCACGCGATGGGAATCAATCCCGAAAAAATCAAAAACGTCGACCCCAAACTTCCCCCTCAATAACCAAGAACTGGCGCTGTCCAGTTAGGCATTTCTCAATTTCTCACCGAAGATTCTAATTCAATCGAATTTACTCAAACCGTTTGATATCATCAGGGTCGGGACAAAAAAGAAATGGAGGGCTTTCAATGAACGTGGTGGGATGCACGTGATGACAACACATGTTGAGCTGGGCCTATGCAACTCGCCAAATTATTGGTCTATTTTGATACTTCGCCGGCGTTGAGCTTGCTGCGGTCATCGAACGCACCATTCATTATTGATTTTCTCAATCAACTGTTCAAACAGAGCGAACGGATTTCCTGGGCTCATTCTGAGCTCGTTACCGCTTTGATCGCTTACCAAGAGAATTTGCAAGAGACTGATCCCGGAAAACTGCCGTCTCGCGCAGATGCTTATCTTGCTGAGTGGTGTTCCAGCGAAACTCGGTGGCTCAGACGATTTCTGGAAGCGGATGCAGACGAACCAAGCTATCAGCTGACTCCACATACTGAAGACGTTTTTGCGTTTCTGGATCTTGTCCTTGGTAAGGATCTCAATTTCGTCGGAACCGAATCTCGGCTTAAGCTTGTGATCGACTTACTTGCGAATCTGGTTGTCGGTTCGTCAGACGATCCCGAAACTCGCTTGCAGCATCTGCGTAATGAACAGAAGAAAATCCAGGATGAGATCACTCAGATCGAGCAAGACGGCGTTGTTGCGACATATCGACCTGATCAAATTCGAGATCAGTTTGCTACCGCTGTTTCAATTCTGAAACAGTTGCAGGGAGATTTCCGCGCTGTCGAAGAATCATTTCGAGACATCACTCTCGAAGTCCAACAGCAACAGGTCGCGGGGCTCGCAGCACGAGGTGGTATTCTCGAGTACGCACTCAATGCAGAAGATGTCCTCAAGAAAGACGATCAGGGCGTTAGCTTCTATGAGTTTGTGAACCTCATTCTGTCCCCGGTACAAACTGAACAACTCGAACGGATCATCGCGGAAATTCGTAAGATTCCAGAACTGAGTCACCAACAGGAGGGGATGGAGACGGTGCGGGGAATGGTCACGTTGCTGCAGCGCGAGGCAGAGAAAGTCATGCGGACCAACCAGCGTCTTTCCACAACTTTGCGACGCCTGCTGGATATGGAAACTCACGCCGAGCGACAACGAGTGGCGCATCTCCTTCAGGAGATCCGAGGGTTGGTAATTTCACTTGGCGACCAACATGACTGCAATGACGTCGGTCTGACGGTTGAAGTCAACGCAGCGGTCGATTCACCATTTCGTCGCACCTTCTGGACGGAGCCAACCAGACTGGAGGTGGTCGACCTTACTGAATTTCAACCGGATGAAGCCGAACGGACAGATGTCTTCAAGCAGTATGCAGCTATGCATCGACTGGACTGGAACGCGATGCGAACCCAAATTGATGAATGCCTCAAGCTGCGATCTGCTCCAACTCTTGCGGATGTGCTCGATGAGTATCCACCGACCTCAGGAGCGGTCGAAGTTTTGGGTTATCTGCAAATCGCGAAAGATGACAATCATCACATTGATGAGACAGTCGAAATTCCATTATCGATTCCACCGATCCAGGGCAAGGGAAACTGGATTGAGGTGCGGGTTCCTTTGGTCACCTTCTTGAACAAGAGGAGGAATGGACATGCCTGATGAATTTCCGCAATTTCAAGAGTTCAGCATTCCGGCCGTCCTCCTGTTACGCGGGGTTGTGTATGCGGAAGATGAACGCGTATGGAATCTGCTCCTTTCCAATGCCTCTCGGTTAACAGACTACTTTGCTCGGTTGGGGCTTGTCTTGATCGTCAACGAATCCGAAGGCATGGCGTTCCTCCGCCAGATGTCCGACGAAGAAACGCCAAATGGCTACGATGCTATTCCGAAGCTCTTTCACACGTCGCGACTGAGTTACAAACAGTCGATCTTGTCTGTTCTTCTGCGAGACGAGTACCGACGCTTTGAAGAGGAAGAGGCACACGACGAGAAATGTGTGGTGGACGAATCTGCATTGTTTGACCAATGGAAAGCCCTTCGTCTCTCCCCTGGGGATGACGTCAAACAACTCAAGGAGATGCGGGCCACTTTCAAGCGACTGGATGACTTCGGATTCGTGCGCAGATTCAGCGATGATCCACCGACATGGGAAGTCCGTCGTATCTTGAAGGCGCGACTCCCTGCCGCAGAACTGGAGAGCTTAAAGGATCAACTGCTCTTGAAGAAAGAAGAACAGGCGACGGATCGGATCAGTGTAGACGAGGAGACAGCATGAGAAAACAAGCCGACACACTCTTCGAGAAAGCAGACTACGTGTCAGCCACGTTTTCGCAGTCTTCGGGGTTTCGCTTGAAGCGACTCGAACTCTTGAATTGGGGGACATTCGACCAGCAAGTTCATACGGTTTCTCCAGAGGGACAGTCGACACTGCTGGTCGGTCAGAATGGTTCAGGAAAATCGACACTGGTCGATGCAATTTTGACGTTACTGGTCAAGCCTGGTGTCCGCAATTTTAACGTTGCTGCAGGTGCCAAGAAACGAGAACGGACAGAGCGAACGTACTTCGAAGGAGCCTTTGACCGAAATGCGGATGGAGACAGTAATGGGATCAAGACTCGCTGCTTGAGATCGAAAAAGAAACACTATTCAGTCCTCCTGGCATGTTTCCAGAACAATGACGACGGAGCAGCCTTCAGCTTGACGCAGGTTTTGTACTGGAATGGGCAGAAAGTTGACAAAATTTACTGTTTCTCGGATGGCGACCGAACGATTACTGGTGATTTCTCACAACTGGACTCCAGCGATGGAATTCTTAAGGCCATCAAAGATCGCGACTTTAAGGCAACAAAGTCATTCACGGAATACGAAAGCTGGTTTCGGAAAATCACGAAAGTGAAAAAGAAGGCCATGGATGTCTTCAATCAGACCGTGGCTGTCAAGGACATTGAAAATCTCAATGAGTTCATCCGCAATCACATGCTTGAACCGCATAACTGGTCAGAGCGTCTGGAAGCATTGCTGGCGCACTTCACTCAGTTAAATAAGGCTCATGCGAGTTTAATAAAAGTCCGTGACCAGCAAGCCCTGTTGGAACCCGTTGCCAAACACGGTCGGGAGTACACCAGATTCAACGTGAAGCTTGAAAAAGCCATCAGGAAATCGCAGGGGCTGGATGCGTTCTTCGCAATGAAAACAATCGATGTCTTCGAACCCGCATTCAAACAGTTTCAACAGTCACTCGTTGAAGTGCGCGAACGAAACAAAAGCTTCAAGCAAGAGCTTGATAGAGTTGAAGAAGAGCAACGACGAATTAAGAACGAGATCGAAAACGAGGGTGGTGATCGACTCAAGATGATTCCGTTGCTGATTGACAATGCCTCTTCCGAGTTAAAGCGGAAACGAGAACGGTACGACCTGTACCAAAGTGCATTGACTCGAACTGAATTGAACACGCGTGTGACGTGTGAATCAGACTTTCAGAAAGTGCAACAGTTCATTTCAGATCAACGCGGTCAACTTGAAGCAACGATCAAAGCATATGAGGAGAACAGAACGGGCCTGGTCATAAGTCGTGGTCAAGTCCGCCAAGAGCAGAGCGAGTTATCAATCGAGTTGGCGAGTCTCGAAAGACAAAAAGGAAACCTTCCCGAATGGTCCGTTTCACTGCGAGAGAGTATCTGTCAGGAATTGGGGCTGAGTGAGAAAGAGTTGCCGTTCGTCGCGGAACTCATCGCAGTGCAGGAGAACCAGCGAGAGTGGGAATCATCGATCGAAAAAGTCTTGCACAGCTTCGGTCTCAGCCTCCTGGTTCCAGATCGGTATTATCACATGGTGAGTCGTCATGTTGAGCAGACCAAGCTCATTGCACGAGGACGCGGACAACGCCTCATTTATTTGCGGATCAGTGAGCATGCAACCTTGCAGAACAAGGCCGATCTCGATCCGGCTTCCATGCTTGGCAAGTTACGTTTCAAGGAAGGTCATTTATTATTGCCCTGGGTCAAGGCTGAGTTGGCTTCTCGTTTTGACTACCGCTGTTGTGAGTCAATTGAAGAATTTCAACAGGCATCTGGCTTGGCGATAACACTATCTCGGCATGTGAAAACTGGAAGTAAACGCCACGACAAAGATGATCGCGATCAACTGCTCAATAGAAGAAACTTCATCCTGGGTTGGGATAACAAGGAGAAGCGACAACAGATCACCGCGAGAATCGCTGAACTTGAGGCACTCGATCAGCAAACTTCTCAAAAGATCGCAGCCATTGATACTGACCTTGGTGCTATTCGAAACCGGATTCATGCCTGGGATGAGTTGCAAGCGTTTAACGATTTCTCAGAGATCGATTGGAAACAACATCAACAGGCCATCGATGATTTGAAGGCCGAGAAAACGGCCATCGAAGAGAATTCCGATGCTATTCAACTTCTTCGGGAACAGGCTGCGAAGTTGTCCTCTCGTCGCGAAGGATTGGAGTCTCAGCGCGACGATTCCATTCGTGCTGAAAGCCGACTTGAAAAATCGATCCAAGACGCGGAGAGGCTCATCCTCAACGCGGGGAATACGATCAACGAATACAAAAAGAACGATGTCTGGGAGCAATTCCGATCCGCATTTGCTGAGTTGGAATCTTCCGTTGATGAAAGTTGTTTTTCCATCGAAAGCCTCCTCCCAACGCAAGATTCTCTGCGGAAAAGATTGGAGAAAGAGCAGATCGTGCTGCGTAAAAAGCTCGATCCCATCGAAGAGCAGTTGACGCAGGCCATGTCCAAGTTCACTAAGAAGTTTCCCGAGGAAGCCGACCTGCTTCCGCGAGTTGCGTATCTGGACAGTTTTCTTGGTTTGCGTCAGCGGATCATTGATGAGGATCTCCCTCGACATACAGATCGCTTCAAAGAACGGCTTAATGATACAGTGACCCGAGAAATTGGTTTGTTCCGAGCCGCCCTGGAGAAAGAACGACGTAATATCGAAGACAAAATTGAAACGCTCAATCTTTCGCTCAGACAACTTGATTTTCGTGATGGAACGTACATTCAGCTTGACCCCCAGAGAGTTAAAAACCATTCGATCATCGAATTTCAACGGCAGTTGCGCGAGTGCGTCGAAGGGAGTTTTGAAGATTCTGCAGAGGCGAACGAAGCCAGGTTTGTGCGAATACAAAAACTTGTCGTCAAGCTTCAGGATGAAGGTCATCGTCGCTGGCGAGACAAGGTCGTCGATGTCCGCAACTGGTTCGACTTTCTCGCCAATGTGATCGATGAAAAGACACTCGAGCAAGTCTCCAGTTACGATGACAGCACTGGGCAATCGGGTGGGGAAAAAGCGAAACTGGCGTTTACGATTCTCGTGGCTGCCATTGCGTACCAATACGATCTTGACCCCAGCGAGCCTGACGAACAGCGATTCCGTTTTGTTGTTGTCGACGAAATGTTTTCCAAAGTTGACGATCAACATGCTGAGTACGCTTTGAAACTTTTCCGGCAATTTGGTCTGCAGTTGCTAATCGTCGCGCCGCTGGATGCGAAAGCCTGCGTCACTCAGCCGTTTGTGGGGAATTATTTGCATGTCACCAAGAAAAATAATCGGTCAGAAGTTTTTCAGATGACAGCGAAGGAGTTTGCTAATTACGTTGATGCAGCGGATGAACATCGAATCAGCAACTCTAAAAACAATACCGATTGATGATTCACCCGAATAAAATACGTCAGAAAGCGAACAATCTTTATCCCAAGTTCCAACTGGTCTGGCTTGATGGTGATGAATTCTTTCCCTGTCTCATTCCAGCTGATCGAAAATTGCCTGACGATCCTGCCGCAGCCATTCATGCTGTGCAATTGCTCAGAAGCGAATCGAAAGCAGAAAAGGGATTTGGATATTCGATTGACTGGCGAGAACGAACTTCGCGACGACATGGAAAGAATCTGGTCCCTGAAAAAATCTTCTTCTCAACTCAGATGGATTTCTTACGATTCATTGACAAGGAAGACGAGTTTGAAAACTTCACCAGTGCCGTGAAAATCATCCGTCAACATTACCCGGAAATTGAACGTTGGATTCGGTCCAATCGAAAATTGCTCGCTGATTCTGCTGCCGATATCGATGGACTGATTCTTGTGGTTGACTATTTGCGAGCGAACCCTCGCCCTGGCCTTTTCGCACGCGAGCTTCCCTTAAACATTGACACGAAGTTTATTGAACGAAATCAACGCATTCTGCGGGGGTGGCTGGATCTCTTATTGCCTCCAACCACGATTCGCGCTGATGAACAGCACTTCGCACGACGCTATGGACTGCAATACGATCAACCCCGTCTGCAAATCCGCTTTCTCGATCCAACGATTCAACAAGCATTCGGAAGTCCTTGGACAGACTGTTCCATTCCTTTAGAGACATTGGCAAAACAAAATGTCGATTCGGTCAACGTGCTCGTTGTCGAAAACAAAACCTGTTTGATGACACTTCCAAATCTGCCGAACACCCTTGCCATGGGAGGCATCGGAAATGCGGTTGCAGACTTTCGCCTCATCCCGTGGCTGCACCAATGCACCATCTGGTACTGGGGGGACATCGATGTCGATGGTCTCTCAATTCTCTCCCGTTTTCGCATCCATTTTCCAACTGTGAAAAGTCTCCTGATGGACATCGAAACTTTGTGTCGTCATCGAGAGCAACTCGGGCAGCGAGTTGATCCGACAAAAGATCCTTTCCCACCCGTCAATCTGACGAGTTTCGAGAGGTCTGCCTTCGACGTTTGTCACTCCGAGTTCCTGCGAATCGAACAAGAACAGATTCCCAGCACGGATGTCATCTCAATTCTGGAACGACTCTTCCCAAGAGATTGACTGAGAATCGTCCTTGCTCTACCACCAAATATCACAAAATTACCGGAAAACCTTCTCGCATAGAACGATGTATAGGACCATGTACGCATTGCCGTTCAAGAAAACCATTTGTTAATCTATGACAAGCAAATATTGCGTAACCATCTTCGATATAACGGCTTGCGAAACGGTCGCTTCCAAAGAGGAAATTCAACAATTCAGGCTGGTCGGTAAGCGACCGTTACTAATGTCTGGCGGAAGCTGATTCTCTTATGTGACTGCGACGAGAGTTTGTGATGAAAGCAGAAGTGAATATGCGCAATTCATTCCGGATTGATTGTTTGAGTACGATCGTTTTGCGAACCGGTTGTGATTCAGCGAACGTGGTTCAATCGTCGGAATCCGAGCGTTCCGAATTCATGGACCAGCCGACTGAACTGAGCCAAACAGAACTGCAAAGTTCGAAAAGCAAGGACGCATCATCAGAAAAGATATTTCGGCAACGCTTACTCCCAGTTTTCTCTTCACCAAATCCTTCGAGCTGTACGGAGTGCCATCTCAGCAGCGTTGCATTGAAAGACTACATTCGACCAAGTGCGGCAGAGACATTTTCAGCGTTGCTAACGCAAGGGTTGGTCAACGTTGATGATCCGAAGACCTCGAAAATCCTCACCTTTATCTAGCGGGCTCCTGACAACTCCTCTCGGGTGCAGAAGAAAGTGCGGCAGCAGGAATTTGATGCATTTCGTGACTGGATTTTGGCAGCGGTTGCCGACCCCAAACTCGCCTCAACTCAACCGTCCAAAGTTCGTGTTGGGCCCAAGGTATCGGATGAGGTAATTCGGCATACACGCATGGGGCGAGTACTCGCTTCGTTTATCGACAACGTCTGGACAGAAGTTGGCCGATGTGCGGCGTGTCGCTCAACTCTTGCCCAATGCCCAGAGCGTATTGAACAGAGCGTATTGAACAGAGCGTATTGAACAGAGCGTATTGAACAGAGCGTATTGAACAGAGCGTATTGAACAGTGCGTATTGAACAGTGCGTATTGAACAGTGCGTATTGAACAGTGCGTATTGAACAGTGCGTATTGAACAGTGCGACTTGCGTGCAACCACCGATTACGACGAGGGAGAACGAGAGGGAAGAACATCTCCCATGTCCAGAGGAACACCAAGCCCAGCACTGTGAGACTCGGCTTGGCAAATCGACTCCACTCTGTCAGGTCATCCAGCACTCTTCGACTACTCCGTTGCTTTGGAGAAGCCGGCGGCAATCAATTCTTTGTATCCAGGTTTCACCGCTTTCACTTTGTAGCCGTACCTCTCCAGGACATTTCCCACCGTCACTGCTCGTTTCCCGACGACGCAATGCGTGTAGAGAGTTTTGTCCTTCGGCAACACTTTCAGTTCAGCCTTGGTGACCCCATCACGAACCTGGCTCAAGGGGAAAAAGATCGCTCCTTGGACGTGGCCCTGATCCCATTCTCGTTTTTCTCTCACATCCACAAGCACAGCCTTCTCATTGTCGATATTCCTCTTGATTTCTGAAAGTGATTCCTTGGTGATATCTGCTGCGGAGAGAGTCCCAACGGAATTCAGAATAGCAACAACTGTGAGCGCATAGGAGTAGGTGAATCGCATAACGACTCCTTTCATTTTGGCAGGTATGGTTCTGGTGTTTCTCAGAGCATGAATAGTAACATCCGAGGTACGTTGACTGAATGTCAATGTAAAGTGAGAAAGAGATGCTCCGTGAAACTGTGAAACTTATCGAAGGAAATCGATAGGAACAGGTCAGTGTCATTATCTACTCCAGATGGAGTACAATCTCGCAACAATATTGGCTGGTGTCAGTCCTCCCTTTGCGAGTTGATGAAGAAGTGCCTGGAATGTGTGAAAATTCCGTCGGTCAATCAGCGTTATGTCGACCTCGGCTTTCTTCAGCTGGCGAACCGTCTCCAGGCCACCAAATCCACCACCAATGACGACAACTTGGTGCCGTTGCCTTTCATTTAAATCATTCATCAACGTCAACTCGATTCAATTTTTCCACAGTTCATCTCTCCAGCCGGACAGTTCGTAGTCGCAAAGAGTTCGCAATGACAGAGACGGAACTCAAGCTCATCGCCGCTGCCGCGATCATGGGGCTCAACAAGATTCCAATGAATGGATAGAGCAGACCTGCTGCAATCGGCACTCCCAGAGTGTTATAGATGAATGCGAAGAACAGGTTCTGGCGAATGTTCTTCACTGTGATACGGCTTAGACGAATTGCTCTTTCAATCCCACGAAGGTCTCCTTTGACGAGTGTCACACCAGCACTCTCGATCGCGACATCGGTTCCAGTCCCCATCGCGATCCCCACGTCAGAGGCAGCCAGGGCGGGAGCATCGTTGATCCCATCGCCGGCCATCACGACGATCTTGCCCTGCTTTTTTAATTCTTCAACACGATTGTGCTTGTCTTCGGGGCTGACGCCTGCCCCCACCTCGTCGATATTAAGTTGTTTTGCGACATGCTGCGCAGTCACTTCGTTGTCGCCAGTGAGCATGGGAATCTTGATACCGAGTTTGTGTAGCCCTTCAACCGCTTGCGGCGTCGATTCTTTGACCTCCAACTTCTGCAAGACTTCACCCAAAGTCTTTCCAGCTGCGAGCATCGCTTCACCTTCCTGGAGAAGCTTCGCAATCTGCTCAGGTTTGCGTCTTCGTCGCTTCGTCATCAGAGTCTCCTTTGACCATCATCGGTCAGTGAGACTCTCATAACATCTGGATCAGAAAATGGGGAGCATGCCAAAGGGCTTCGATACTGTTTTCAACAAACTCAAGTGATTTTGCAGTTCGTGCTAAAAGTGTTTGAGATATACGCTTTCTCAGGTCGCAAATGAAAACCATCTTTGTAGTCACCGTGTCATTAACGGCGAAGCTATAAAGATGGATCAAGGATTCGCAACAATTTGTTCATGTGAATTAGTGGCAACCTGGACAACTTCCCCCAGAGCTATATGACGAAGTCCGATTCGTCGATCCTTCGGGTATAGAAAGATATGTTGCATCCGTAGGTGCAGAAGCAATAGGTGCTCCGGTCACTACGGGCGACGTTGCATATGTTGTGAAGTTCCCCATTACCCGTGGGGAACTTCAGTTGTATTTCGGGAGCACTGACAACCAGACGATGCTGCCAGCAGAAATCCGCCTAAAAACAAGGCTGCTAAAGTCGTTATCTTCATGATTTGAGTCCTTTCAAAATCGATTCGTTGATTGTGATGCCGAAGATTTTCTACAGAAAAGTAAGAAATGAAGGAATCGCCGACACTCCGTTGCCGACGATTCCTCAAGAGTCAAAAGCAATCAGGTCGGAGGATTACTTGTGCTGATGACTCGGATCCCGCTTCATTGATGCAGTCAAGTAAGTGTCAACTCGTCCCAGAAACGTTTCTGGATCGGCTGCGATCTTTTTGGAACAGGGAGGGCAGCAGATGTAGACCACTTGACCATTGGTAATTGTCCATTTGGGGTTGGCAGGCAACGGTTTTTGCATCACGGGACACTTGCCTTGTGCTTGAGCGATGTTTGTGTGGATCGTTGCCCAGTGTTGAGGATTAATCTGCTTTTGCGTACAGCCTTTGCAGCACAGGAAGATTTCTTCTTTCTGTTCTCCAACGGCAACCTTAATGGGTGCTCCCATGCTGCCGAGCTTTTTCCCTGTGACCGGACAAATCTTTTGTGCCGTCGCACGCAAATGGTCCCGCTTGGCATGATCGTGAGCATGGCCATCATCGGCTTGGACGGATGATGGCAAAATGGCAAACAGTGACATCGCAACGAGTGAATACGGTTTCATTCTTCTTTTCCATAAGTCTGAATAGAGAGCCGTTGTCGAACATCGACTTCGCTCCCAATCCATTGGTGAATTTGTGATAGGATTCATCACTGGTTTTAGTGAGTAGATTTTCCAGTTCTGACCAGGTCGACAGTCCGCATCGTTTTCTTGGAATACCGATCTTTCCTCGAAGAGATTGGTGTACACAGGATTGTGATAAAGGACGACAACCGGTCGTGGATTGACATCAAGGGGATTCATTAAATTGTCGACCACCAATTTGGTGATTTCTTCTGAGAAAGGGTTGTACAAAAAGACGATGAGTGGCTCTGATGGAAATTCGAAATCTGCTGCATCACTGTTCACAGAACGCACATCCTCACATTGACGACGTGGACTTTGGGAATTGGTAATGTTCTGTGAAGCAATAACATGCGATTGATGTGCCAGTTCGACTCCAATCACTTTTCGGAATGGGAATTCCGATGCAACCAATAAGACACGCCCTCTTCCTGCACCACAATCGACAAATGTGAATTCGCTCAGTTCGACCGGCAAAGTCGAAAGTAGCCAGCCATCATAGTAAGTATGCCAGTGCAGAAGCTCTGCTTGCCTTTTGAACCCACTCGTTTTGTGCCTCCTGGGTTTTAGTGACTTCCTTAACGAAGGCGAATGCCGTGATCCTGTACGATTCTTTGGTTCCAACTCACGCAGCTTTCGTGTCCTCATGCAGATGCTTCAGATCCACATCCGTGAAGACCTCATCGTTTGCTCCTAACTGCATCTTGAACTCCATATAGGCGCAATAGAGCGTTGGGACGATAAACGTCGTAAATGGTTCGATCAGCATCCCACCAAAAACGGGAAGTGCCATCGCCTGTGCGACATCGGCACCGCGCCCCGTTGATGTCAGTACCGGAATCAGCGCAACAAGTGTTGTCACCGTTGTCATGACACAAGGACGAATTCGTTTGAGACCTGCTTCGTAAATCGCTACGCGAATATCTTCTACTGAACGAATTGTTTTGCGACTCAATGTTTCACGCATGTAAGTGGCCATGACAATTCCGTCATCGGCAGCGAGCCCAAACAAGGCGATGAAACCGACCCACATCGCTGTATTCATGTCCACGCCCATCACGGCCACTGCAATCATGCCACCAGCAGCAGCAACGGGGATGCCCGAGAACACAACCAATGAGATGGGCAGGTTTCGGAAGTGCAGGTAGTGCAAAAGTAAATTAATCAGAATGACAATTGGAACAATCCACAGCAGTCGCTGATTGGCTTCGA from Thalassoglobus polymorphus includes the following:
- a CDS encoding Wadjet anti-phage system protein JetD domain-containing protein, whose protein sequence is MIHPNKIRQKANNLYPKFQLVWLDGDEFFPCLIPADRKLPDDPAAAIHAVQLLRSESKAEKGFGYSIDWRERTSRRHGKNLVPEKIFFSTQMDFLRFIDKEDEFENFTSAVKIIRQHYPEIERWIRSNRKLLADSAADIDGLILVVDYLRANPRPGLFARELPLNIDTKFIERNQRILRGWLDLLLPPTTIRADEQHFARRYGLQYDQPRLQIRFLDPTIQQAFGSPWTDCSIPLETLAKQNVDSVNVLVVENKTCLMTLPNLPNTLAMGGIGNAVADFRLIPWLHQCTIWYWGDIDVDGLSILSRFRIHFPTVKSLLMDIETLCRHREQLGQRVDPTKDPFPPVNLTSFERSAFDVCHSEFLRIEQEQIPSTDVISILERLFPRD
- a CDS encoding FAD-dependent oxidoreductase — translated: MNDLNERQRHQVVVIGGGFGGLETVRQLKKAEVDITLIDRRNFHTFQALLHQLAKGGLTPANIVARLYSIWSR
- a CDS encoding DUF3375 domain-containing protein, which produces MQLAKLLVYFDTSPALSLLRSSNAPFIIDFLNQLFKQSERISWAHSELVTALIAYQENLQETDPGKLPSRADAYLAEWCSSETRWLRRFLEADADEPSYQLTPHTEDVFAFLDLVLGKDLNFVGTESRLKLVIDLLANLVVGSSDDPETRLQHLRNEQKKIQDEITQIEQDGVVATYRPDQIRDQFATAVSILKQLQGDFRAVEESFRDITLEVQQQQVAGLAARGGILEYALNAEDVLKKDDQGVSFYEFVNLILSPVQTEQLERIIAEIRKIPELSHQQEGMETVRGMVTLLQREAEKVMRTNQRLSTTLRRLLDMETHAERQRVAHLLQEIRGLVISLGDQHDCNDVGLTVEVNAAVDSPFRRTFWTEPTRLEVVDLTEFQPDEAERTDVFKQYAAMHRLDWNAMRTQIDECLKLRSAPTLADVLDEYPPTSGAVEVLGYLQIAKDDNHHIDETVEIPLSIPPIQGKGNWIEVRVPLVTFLNKRRNGHA
- a CDS encoding DUF4194 domain-containing protein; the protein is MPDEFPQFQEFSIPAVLLLRGVVYAEDERVWNLLLSNASRLTDYFARLGLVLIVNESEGMAFLRQMSDEETPNGYDAIPKLFHTSRLSYKQSILSVLLRDEYRRFEEEEAHDEKCVVDESALFDQWKALRLSPGDDVKQLKEMRATFKRLDDFGFVRRFSDDPPTWEVRRILKARLPAAELESLKDQLLLKKEEQATDRISVDEETA
- a CDS encoding rhodanese-like domain-containing protein, producing the protein MRFTYSYALTVVAILNSVGTLSAADITKESLSEIKRNIDNEKAVLVDVREKREWDQGHVQGAIFFPLSQVRDGVTKAELKVLPKDKTLYTHCVVGKRAVTVGNVLERYGYKVKAVKPGYKELIAAGFSKATE
- a CDS encoding ATP-binding protein, with amino-acid sequence MRKQADTLFEKADYVSATFSQSSGFRLKRLELLNWGTFDQQVHTVSPEGQSTLLVGQNGSGKSTLVDAILTLLVKPGVRNFNVAAGAKKRERTERTYFEGAFDRNADGDSNGIKTRCLRSKKKHYSVLLACFQNNDDGAAFSLTQVLYWNGQKVDKIYCFSDGDRTITGDFSQLDSSDGILKAIKDRDFKATKSFTEYESWFRKITKVKKKAMDVFNQTVAVKDIENLNEFIRNHMLEPHNWSERLEALLAHFTQLNKAHASLIKVRDQQALLEPVAKHGREYTRFNVKLEKAIRKSQGLDAFFAMKTIDVFEPAFKQFQQSLVEVRERNKSFKQELDRVEEEQRRIKNEIENEGGDRLKMIPLLIDNASSELKRKRERYDLYQSALTRTELNTRVTCESDFQKVQQFISDQRGQLEATIKAYEENRTGLVISRGQVRQEQSELSIELASLERQKGNLPEWSVSLRESICQELGLSEKELPFVAELIAVQENQREWESSIEKVLHSFGLSLLVPDRYYHMVSRHVEQTKLIARGRGQRLIYLRISEHATLQNKADLDPASMLGKLRFKEGHLLLPWVKAELASRFDYRCCESIEEFQQASGLAITLSRHVKTGSKRHDKDDRDQLLNRRNFILGWDNKEKRQQITARIAELEALDQQTSQKIAAIDTDLGAIRNRIHAWDELQAFNDFSEIDWKQHQQAIDDLKAEKTAIEENSDAIQLLREQAAKLSSRREGLESQRDDSIRAESRLEKSIQDAERLILNAGNTINEYKKNDVWEQFRSAFAELESSVDESCFSIESLLPTQDSLRKRLEKEQIVLRKKLDPIEEQLTQAMSKFTKKFPEEADLLPRVAYLDSFLGLRQRIIDEDLPRHTDRFKERLNDTVTREIGLFRAALEKERRNIEDKIETLNLSLRQLDFRDGTYIQLDPQRVKNHSIIEFQRQLRECVEGSFEDSAEANEARFVRIQKLVVKLQDEGHRRWRDKVVDVRNWFDFLANVIDEKTLEQVSSYDDSTGQSGGEKAKLAFTILVAAIAYQYDLDPSEPDEQRFRFVVVDEMFSKVDDQHAEYALKLFRQFGLQLLIVAPLDAKACVTQPFVGNYLHVTKKNNRSEVFQMTAKEFANYVDAADEHRISNSKNNTD